CTAGCCGGTTGATGACTTCAGTAATTTGAAGTCGGACTTTATGCCTTTTTTCTAAAAAGCATAGATAGCCTGGACTTATATTCAGCTGTCATTTGTTACCTCAAGTGCAAAAGAAAACGTAAAGTGCATTAATTGGAACTCGAATTCTAGTTCAATGTCCGCTAAAAGCTAATTTAGAGGTTGATGGTAGGGTAAACCTctttttcaaaataaataaaataatccaatttgattcttttgcaaaatGATCCATATCTATTATCAAAGTTCATTGGAAATACAAAACATATCAAACataaaaaattacattgagattctGAGACAACCTAGCCGACCACTACCGTCGCCAGaacgagccgccaccgccgccgctgctcccctactggagccggcttgaccttatcGATGATATCTGAGAattcttcgtgcacgtgcccctaaagACCATCGCCTTAGAGCCGCAGTCGTCACTGTTGAACCCTTGAATAGATTAGAAGCACTTGACACCACATCTCGCCACACAATGAGGAACCCTAACCTCACTGTCCTAAGGAGACGACATGAATCTGCGTCGGAGCTCCATCGAGTATATCCAGAAGGACGAACTCAAGAAGAATCGAAGCCcggaagacaaactcgaagaagaagaaGTGCAGCCATCTGTCAGAGCGCCGCACCTGCCAGAATTGAAACCTAAACTACTAATTAGAGCGGGCACCGGGATTTCCTTCCCTGCCATCGGCCGCCAGGGTGGCAGGCAAAAGGGAGGCAAATCCACAGACTCAGCGGCAAAGTCTGGAGGTGAAAGTTTGGCCTAGCCACCGAGGGATAGGGAGGAGTTGAGGAAGAGGAATAATCCAACTTTGGTACTACTTCGGCTAAGTTAGGTTTCAGTTTCATGCTTAGCCGGCAAACCAACGCAAGTTAATTTGCCCTACTCGCTGGCCTAAAAGATGGATCAAACACACCGTATTGCATTCTTGCGCGGTACgcctcgcttcgctaagcaagacttTTAACTAATCGGCAGTtgactctttattttttttctctttcagAAATTCACGCCTGATAATTAAAAATATGTAGCACCTGGCCAGCGCGCATTTGCTACGCACAATGCAGAAGAAAAGAGTGTGTAGCGTACAAAACTAGAACCAAAAATCCCATTTCCTCACTACTTGGTTTACTTGGTAAACCATCTAAGCTAATTTAATATTCCTGCTTAGCTTGCAAGCCCAACACAAGCTTCCCCTGCATGCCTTTGCCACCAAAGAAAGCCGAGCAAGCTGGCCTAATGGCTGGATCAAAGTAAACACACCGTGTTCCCGCTAGATATCGCTAAGCAAGACCATTTTAATAATCGGCAATGGAATCTTTTGCTTATTTTTCTTCTCTCTCTGGATGCCGCCATGGCGCCATGTTACCTTACCTCTTGCGCGTCCGGCGGTAGGGCTGCGACCTGATTATATAATCGGTGCATGCCACCCCCTCGTTTATTCTTCCAGCTCCCGGCCACCATCCATTGTCAGCCTCTCAAGATCCAAGAAGTCCTCCCTCACTAGCGGTGTACGGTGCCGTGTGTGTAGTAAGTTGGTACGTACGTGATGGGCGACGACGGCGCCAAGGCGGTCACCACGACGATCGTGCGGCTGCGGGAGCTGCTGCACAAGTGGGCGCTCGGTGCCAGAggcgacgccgacgacggcgaggaggaggaggagacgcacgcgccggcggcgggggcgggagcgggagcgggaggTGCGCCGCCGTCGATCCCGCCGTTCGTGCTGCGGCGGCTAACGAGGACGGTGACGGTGGACTCGGACGACGAGAGCTGCCACAGCCCGGAGGCGGCGCCGGACGTGCCCAGGGGTTACTGCCCGGTGTACGTGGGGCCGGAGCAGCGGCGGTTCGTGATCCCGACCGGCTACCTGGGGCACCCCGTGTTCCGGCTCCTCCTGGAGAAGGCCGAGGAGGAGTTCGGGTTCCGGCACGAGGGCGCGCTGGCCATCCCCTGCGACACCGAGGCCTTCAAGTACATCCTCCAGTGCGTCGAGCGCCACGACAAGGGCCTCGCCGCCGACGACGTCGACGTCGACGGTATGTTGCCCGTCGTCGACTAGCTCCCGAGACGCTTGCATCCTACAGTAGCAGAGGATGGATCATTTAACCGTGTGATGGATTCATCTGTAACAGTGTTCTGAATTATGTTCGTTTGCGTTTTATTTTCAGAAGAAGGGAACCTGCGCACTGTGCTAGAGCCAGCGTCGTCAGTTCGTGATGTTTCGTAGATAGTGTCTGTAATGCTGTAATTTCTGTCTATTTTTTCTAAGGAAAGACCTAAATATACGATCAAGAATTAAATTGATCCGTCAAAGTAGTTTGGGTGTAACTGGTTGTGATCTAAGTATGTTAGTACAGTTTGTAATGGTAATTGTTCTGGCTTTGCTGAGTCGCTCGATCTGTTCGTCAGGCACCCAGCGCGTGAGCTATGGAGGCTGCTAGAGCGCATTTCGCTCGATCTGCGGCCTCCATTTGCCGGGCTTTGGCAACCTTCTCCATGTGTTCTGGTTTCCTCTTTTGATTTATCGTCCGGTTCATTAACATGTCTCTGGCTATGACTGACGAGAAAACGTAGAAAACAGATACGCATGTCTCTTGCGTGGCACTTATTTAACGTATCAACCGTTCCATTTCCACTGTCGCTTGTCAGCCTGCGTCTCGCCATCAGAAATGATGCGCATTTGGTTACTTCCCGTTTGACCTCTCATAAAATGCCCCCAGTTTTGTTTTGGAACAGAGAAATGTCCTGCCCTGCGGTGGTTCCGATCAGCCTCGTCCATCTCATCGCGAACCTTTTTTTTTCCAAAGCCCTCTCCCTTTGGCTTGCCCTTCGGCTTGGTGACACGGTGTCCGCAAACCAGAGCGCGTTCAATGTTCTTCGCCGGACGCAGCATCCATGATAACTTTTAGCTCGTGAAGCACACCGCGCGTCTCATTCACAACCTGAAAGTCTCACACATGCTGCTTAAGATTGACATTGCCCGGGAGTTCAACTCAGTCTCATGGCTATTCCTTCTTCATATTCTGAGCCACCTTCGTTTGGCCTCGCTGACGGGAGTGGATCTCCATCCTCCTCTCCACGGCATCGACACATTTGCTTGTTAATGGCGTGCCCGGGCACCCCATTTCCCACGCCAGAGGCTTACGCTAAAGCGACATGCTCTCTCGATCTTGTTCACTCACGACATTGATGTCCTAAATGCTTTGATCCAGCGGGCGGCTGGCAAGGGATTCCTCCGCCGGCTCACTCCCTGGCACGCGGCCTCAAGCATCTCCCTTTATGCTGATGACATAGTCACCTTTTGCCATCCTGACGCACATGCCATCGCGACCATCAAAGTGCTCCTGCATGTCTTTGGCATTGCGTCCGGCCTAGCACCAACCTCGCCAAATGCTTTGCCACACCGATTGGGTGCTCCGAGGAGCACCAAGACACGATCCAGAGCAACCTTGCTTGCCCGATTTCCACCTTCCCGGTGCAATATCTTGGTCTCCCCGTGACTCTTGGCAAGGTGCCCACGGCGCCCCTACATCCCCTGCCCGAGAAGATCAAAGGCAAGATCCCCACGTGGTGTGCCGCTATGCTCTCTCTTGGCAGTCGGCTGGCCGTAGTGAGGCATGTCCTATGTGCTATTCCTAACTACCTCGTCATCGCCATCGCTCTCTACAAATCAATCCTCGCGTGCGTCCACCGGGGGATCCGTGGCTTCCTCTGGGCGGGAGACAAATATGTAGGTGACGGGCAATGCAAGGTTAATTGGCCTCGCATTTGCCGACCTTGGGTCTTGGGGGCCTCGGCGTTTGGGATCTCCACCGAGCTGGTATGGCCCTGCAGGCATGATGGATTTGGATCCAATGCACCGACCCAAACTGTCCCTTGAGCCACCTCCCCCTTCCTCGCAACCCGGAGGTCCATGCCTTGTCCAGGCGTGTACTTCCTGGCAGCTTGGCGACGGCCTATCTTGTCTTTTCTCGAAAGACCATTGGGTGTCCGGCCATTACATTCCTGAGCTGGCTCTTCTCATCTACACGATGTTCCCTCGTGTCGCCGCAAGTTGCGCATTGTCTATGATGGACTGCATCTCCGGGCTTGGGTCCAAGAGATACAGGGTCCTCTAGGTCCTGCCATCATGGTCCAGTACATTTACCGGAGTTTTCTTCGACATACCTCTCGCCTTAGCACCCTAGACAAGCTTTTCTAGCACTGGACCGAAGAACCGAAGACATACCTCTCGTCTAGGTCCAGAACTAGACTACAGGGTCCTCTAGGTCCTGCCATGCCTCGTTTGCAACCAAGAACCGAAGAGCATTCATCACCTCTTTGGTGAGCTTCTCCTTCTCCCGATAACTCTGGCACGAGTTGCTCACATGGTGTCGTCAATAATGCTACACGCACGGACGAATACGGGCGTTTTACGGAGCTGACTAGGAAACGATCCTCCGAGGCGGCGGGACACGTCGAGGTCGTCCGAGGCGGCGGGACACGTCGAGGTCGTTCGAGGCGGCGCGATCAGTAATCTGGAACGAGGGCAAACCGAGCTGCCGTTCTGTTGCGTTATGTTTCTTTTTTGCTAGCATAAACAGCGGCACGTTCTGTTTCATTCCTCAGCGCAGCCCACGTCGGATCGTTTCCTAGTCAGCCCCGTAAAACGCCCGTATTCGTCCGTGCGTGTAGCATTATTGGTCGTCGACTCCTCCACCCCACCCCCAATCCCCCTTCCTGGAGTGGTGGCATGATACCCTAGCCATGCTCCCATCCTCCTGCCAAAAAGGGCTCTCATCCCTCCTCCTACTCCTACGGCTTGGCTTATATGGAAGCATCGGAACAACTACATCTTCGATGGACTACAACCCTCCTTGAGCAATCTCCTTCAGCTCATCAAGGACGGAGCTCAGCTTTGGGCGCTGGCGCTTTGGCTTGGCCAACATTATTACGCAACAATCCGCATGTGGTagtctgtaaccctagcccccctctcTCTCAGCCTCCCATTGTGTGTTGGAGACAGAGACCTTAATTATATTCTTGTTCTACTCCTCTACCAATGAAAGACATGCAAACTTTCCGTATTCGCGAAAAGGTATTGTTATGGAGTTGAACTATTCGATGTATctcatattatgagtttatttaTGTTGGACTGGATCTTATTCATGTTGTGTATTGAACTTTTGGGAATCATAAGGTCATATGATGCATGTCTAGTATAACTTTCAGAGACACAATTGTGTCATTTGGGTGACTCTATAGATTAATAATAGAAAGATAAAGAATATAACATGATTGTCTAGTTTAATTTTTGGGGCTACCCGAGGAGACATTGGGGCGTGCTCTATGTCTTAGAAAGATAATAGGTAATGTGTGATGTTTTACCTTACCTATGATATCTCATCCTACTTTCATCTAATAAAAAAGGGACTTCAGTGTGATGCTTTACCACACCTTTTGTGTTTATATCATGTATTTTAGTGAATTTAATAATGTTGAGGGTTGCCAATTAGGAAGCAATAAACCTTAGGCCTGGTTTCCAACCATTGAAAATCTATTTCAGTCACTTTTGCAACTTGTTactttgttgtttttatttattacaaaaataaAACAATATTTCCACCATCCAAATATCAACTTATCATACAAATCAGCAATCTCTTCGTCAAACCAGTGCGCCGAAGAAATTTACAATTTTGTTAGGTGTGTTGGGTAAACAAGAACTACTTGTATCGCGattacagggttgcttgagagcATAATACATTCAAACTATTCCTCACACGGATTTATAAATCTTACGTGTTCCACTTGAGGGAAGTTGCTGCTTTCCTACAAACCTCCGTGCTTGGAGACctaacaaagtctacaagaatagAAGTGCATAAAGGCACCAGAGGCCAACAATCTTTAGGTATTATACATTCAATTTCGGCATATTGCGGAACCTCCATTCGTCAAACTCTCCAAGGCCTTGTATCTTGTGCTTACAACTTATCCAGATTAAATTCCAACATGGATCCAATCATCGTGCTAAGTGTGTGGGAGTGCCTACTCGCATACACATAGTAGAACATAAAAAGCCGTAAAACCTAGAAAAACTAAGGATTATGTGGTGCCCATGTTAAGATGTACAGAAATAAGTTGCAAAAGATACATAGAAGTGGCTCAATGAAACATGATATGAGTAAGTTTAGTATGGGGATATGCACCAAGTGGGCTATACAACATGATGCATTTCAGACACGTCAGTCACTTATCAAGTAAACACATAAAGTACAGACGATTAATTACATCACCACCATAAGTATTTTTTCCACTAAAGGTAAAATAAACTTAGCACAACATATATCTTGGCAACAAAGCTTGTCAAGGCCACATTACTTAGCTAGTAAACACATTAAATACACACATATTCTCACATGAACTTTAGGAGATCATGATGTTCTTCATCATACTTCATTCACACATAAAGACAAGAAACAAAACATGCAATAATCTCATGATATACTCATATGGAGGTTCATCCAAATATGATGGATCCAAACATGCAAGGACTTAGTAAGCACGATGACTTGCCTTTGTTCAATCAATTATACCAAGGACTATCTTCAGTTTCTTTGGGTTCTTCTCCACTGCAGTCTTCATCTTGGTATGTATCCGCTTGGTAATATCTTCACCATCTTTGCCATGTAATGTCAAGTGGACCACTTTGAGTTTGGAAAtattttctgttggggaacgtagtaatttcaaaaaaattcctacgcacacacaggatcatggtgatgcatagcaacgagaggggagagtgtgtccacgtaccctcgtagaccgaaagcggaagcgttagcacaacgcagttgatgtagtcgtacgtcttcacgatccgaccgatccaagtaccgaacgcacgccacctccgagttcagcacacgttcagctcgatgacgtcccacgaactccgatccagcagagcttcgagggagagttccgtcagcacgacggcgtggtgacgatgatgatgttctaccgacacagggcttcgcctaagcaccgctatgatattatcgaggtggattatggtggaggggggcaccgcacatggctaagatatcaagagatcaattgttgtccctATGGGGTGcccacctgcccccgtatataacggagcaagggagggagaggcggccggccaggaggaggcgcaccaggaggagtcctactcccaccgggagtaggactccctcctttcctagttggagtaggagaaggggggaggaggagggagagaggaaggaaatggGGGCGCCACCCGCgaccctccttgtccaattcggactagagggggagggggggcgcggcctgccctagccgcccctcctcttctccactaagtgaaggaaatatgccctagaggcaataataaagttattatttatttccttatttcatgataaatgtttattattcatgct
This window of the Triticum aestivum cultivar Chinese Spring chromosome 5D, IWGSC CS RefSeq v2.1, whole genome shotgun sequence genome carries:
- the LOC123124813 gene encoding uncharacterized protein; the encoded protein is MGDDGAKAVTTTIVRLRELLHKWALGARGDADDGEEEEETHAPAAGAGAGAGGAPPSIPPFVLRRLTRTVTVDSDDESCHSPEAAPDVPRGYCPVYVGPEQRRFVIPTGYLGHPVFRLLLEKAEEEFGFRHEGALAIPCDTEAFKYILQCVERHDKGLAADDVDVDEEGNLRTVLEPASSVRDVS